The genomic stretch CCCGCCCCGGGTGCCTAAAATCCCTTCTCAGTACTAAACAGtgggttgattcttttttttttttttacaataaaaaaagctGAGTAATATTGCATAGGAGTACCAGAAACTGCCTCATTGGAAACAAGAACtatttacattaaataaaaaccCGGTTGCAGGCTGCGTCTGCACATGTACAGCATGATGAAGCACACTGAGACCGACCATGGAGACAGCTTCTGGCACTCACACCACAGGGGCACATCTGCCACATGAGAGGAAAGCAAGGGTgaaggaggaagtgagagggaagggaggagtttGGCTCACTTCTGGTTCTGGAGCTGATTAAACAGCCAGTCCAGTCCCTCATAGAGCCCGTCCCCACTGGTGGCACAGGTAGCCTGAATGTACCAGTTCCTGTGGCGCAGAGAGTGGAGGCCCAGCTTGTCCGTGATCTCAGCTGCGTTCATGGCATTGGGGAGGTCCtggtgggaagggcaggtggcATGGCAGCCATGGATCATCAGGAAGACTGGGATCCCTCCCCACCTGACCTGTGATCCCTTCATACCCCCCGCCCCTTGGGGTGGCTCAGTCACATATAAGTGCGTACCTGCTTGTTTGCGAACACGAGCAGGACAGCATCCCTGAGCTCATCCTCCGCCAGCATCCGCATAAGCTCCTCTCGAGCCTCATTCACACGCTCTCGGTCATTGCTGTCAACCACAAAGATGAGACCTGCCGAGGAGCAGGTGTCAACGAAGGTGCTGAGGACACCCAACCTCTCCCACAGGCCATGGCCCCCAGCCCTCACCTTGTGTGTTCTGGAAGTAGTGGCGCCACAGAGGCCGGATCTTGTCCTGGCCACCCACGTCCCACACAGTGAAGCTGATGTTCTTATATTCCACAGTTTCCACGTTGAAACCTGCAGGAGCAAGGCCCAGTGTGagccaccccccaccagccattCCAgccacctccccaaccccccatggCCTGGCTTCCTCACCTATGGTGGGGATGGTGGTCACGATCTCACCCAGCTTCAGTTTGTACAGGATGGTGGTCTTCCCCGCAGCGTCCAGGCCCACCATGAGAATGCGCATTTCTTTTTTGCCAAAAAGGCCCTTGAAGAGGTTTGCAAAGATATTCCCCATGCTGTAGACTGGAGGGAGAGACACTGGCCAGAGAAACCTGGAGAGACAAGAAAGGGGTCCCTGAGTCTCTTTCTATGCAACCCAGGGTTTAAGCACAGGAGACAACCTACCCTCCCACCATGAATGGAGAGACAAACATCCTGCTTCCTCATGAAAACTCACAGGACAGGAACTAAAGAAATTCCAGTTCCCAAGCTacagaacaataaaaaaagttttgtcTGCTGGGCAAGCCCCCTTTCACaccccctgccacccctcccccccgcccccgcaccaaTCACCCTTAGAAGGCAGAGTCTGGGAATCTTAGGAACAGGGCTGACCCTTACCACCCGACATCCATGGCTTTCAAAGGAATGCTAGACTCTCTCTAATCTTTTCAAGGGGTCAGAAACAACTGAACCAAGGCCCCATAGTGTCCCTCAGTTGACCCACCAAGCCCCAGTGAAAGATGGACCAGGCTCAAGATGATGAATGCATGGGGAGCTAGGCTCCCCTCTCCCGGAACGAAGCAGAAGCCAACCTTTCCCAACACACTGAGAGCTCAGCACTCACCCAGCAGCAGGCGAGACATGGGGACCACACCTGGGCACTGAGTCCAAGGCACAGCAAGGGCCCCAGGGTAGCATGTCAAGGGGGGCTCTTTCCCAACAGTGGAGGTCACCCCTGTCCCAGAGAGGAGGAGGCCCGGCCCAAGTGGTGTGGCAACACACTTATTTGAGAACATTCG from Eptesicus fuscus isolate TK198812 chromosome 6, DD_ASM_mEF_20220401, whole genome shotgun sequence encodes the following:
- the ARF1 gene encoding ADP-ribosylation factor 1, which produces MGNIFANLFKGLFGKKEMRILMVGLDAAGKTTILYKLKLGEIVTTIPTIGFNVETVEYKNISFTVWDVGGQDKIRPLWRHYFQNTQGLIFVVDSNDRERVNEAREELMRMLAEDELRDAVLLVFANKQDLPNAMNAAEITDKLGLHSLRHRNWYIQATCATSGDGLYEGLDWLFNQLQNQK